A genome region from Fervidobacterium changbaicum includes the following:
- a CDS encoding phosphoribosylaminoimidazolesuccinocarboxamide synthase: MSGTFLYEGKTKIVELSEDGQSVILTFKDDITAGDGAKHDVLTSKGQFCSETTARLMHYLNTKGVYTMFINYIPPNKIRARKLKMIPLEVIVRFKKAGSFVRRYGGTEGEDLPEALVEFTYKSDAMHDPLMCVEHLEVLGILDRENAVKIINQAKQAANFLKEFFSLHGFELWDIKFEYGFDEAGNICLGDEISPDTMRLRKAGEIFDKDIYRRDLGNPMEKYEVVLNLCRSILL; encoded by the coding sequence ATGTCCGGAACGTTTTTGTACGAAGGAAAAACGAAAATTGTTGAACTTTCGGAAGATGGCCAGAGCGTTATTTTAACGTTTAAGGACGATATTACCGCTGGGGATGGCGCAAAACATGATGTTCTGACTTCAAAAGGGCAGTTCTGTTCAGAAACCACCGCACGGTTGATGCATTATCTAAACACCAAGGGCGTCTACACGATGTTCATCAACTACATCCCACCTAACAAAATCCGCGCGCGTAAGTTAAAGATGATACCTCTTGAGGTTATTGTAAGATTCAAGAAAGCTGGTTCCTTTGTGCGAAGGTACGGGGGAACGGAAGGGGAAGATCTACCTGAAGCTCTTGTGGAATTCACTTACAAGAGCGATGCCATGCACGACCCATTGATGTGCGTTGAACATCTCGAAGTGCTCGGTATTTTGGACAGAGAAAATGCCGTCAAGATTATCAATCAAGCCAAGCAGGCAGCTAATTTTTTGAAGGAATTCTTCTCCTTGCATGGATTTGAACTCTGGGACATAAAGTTCGAGTACGGTTTCGACGAGGCTGGGAATATCTGTCTTGGTGATGAGATATCACCGGACACGATGCGCCTTAGAAAAGCTGGAGAGATTTTTGACAAAGACATCTACAGAAGAGACCTTGGAAATCCCATGGAAAAATACGAGGTGGTGTTGAACTTATGCAGAAGTATACTTTTGTAG
- a CDS encoding CheR family methyltransferase has product MSLDDFKDKKFAWISNFQSGEIPELPWDQFEWFVEKVKETMGLDLSGYKPERMKRRIEMLIRKYNCKSYKEYFELISKDNKKRDEFLDKLTINVTEFFRNPEKWEELKKVFLPQLLQESGSKFRAWSAGCSSGEEPYSLAILLEELKAPPTAKVLATDIDIGVLTRAQIGEYEERSMVSTPPEYIQKYFIVRDGKYIVKPNVKARVQFKRHNLLQDPFEKGFDLILCRNVVIYFEMEAKEELYRKFAESLRVGGLLFVGNTERIFNYRNLGLEVASPFIYKKVK; this is encoded by the coding sequence ATGTCATTGGACGACTTCAAGGACAAGAAGTTCGCTTGGATTTCGAATTTCCAATCTGGTGAGATCCCAGAACTCCCATGGGATCAGTTCGAATGGTTTGTTGAAAAAGTAAAAGAGACGATGGGATTGGACCTTTCCGGTTACAAGCCGGAAAGGATGAAAAGACGCATTGAAATGCTTATAAGGAAGTACAATTGCAAGAGCTATAAAGAGTACTTCGAACTCATTTCAAAAGACAACAAGAAGAGGGACGAATTTCTTGACAAGCTCACGATTAACGTTACGGAGTTCTTCAGAAATCCGGAAAAATGGGAAGAATTAAAAAAGGTATTTTTACCTCAACTTCTTCAGGAGAGCGGCTCGAAGTTCCGGGCTTGGAGTGCGGGATGCTCTTCAGGTGAGGAACCATACTCACTGGCGATACTACTTGAGGAGCTGAAAGCTCCTCCAACAGCTAAGGTTTTAGCAACGGATATCGATATTGGCGTGCTTACAAGGGCGCAGATTGGTGAATACGAAGAACGTTCAATGGTTAGTACACCGCCGGAATACATCCAGAAATACTTCATCGTTCGAGATGGAAAGTACATTGTAAAACCAAATGTAAAAGCACGCGTTCAATTCAAACGGCACAATCTTCTCCAAGATCCATTTGAAAAAGGCTTCGACTTGATACTTTGTAGAAATGTTGTTATCTACTTTGAGATGGAAGCAAAAGAAGAGCTCTACAGAAAGTTTGCTGAAAGCCTACGCGTTGGCGGACTATTATTCGTGGGTAACACGGAGAGGATATTCAATTACAGAAACCTTGGACTTGAGGTTGCTTCTCCGTTTATTTACAAAAAGGTCAAATAG
- a CDS encoding response regulator: protein MERTKILIVDDSKTVHSELTAILSDIYLNGKVLDIEHAYGFEDFRKIFVPEKYALVITDLVMERDDSGIQVINHIRHTYNDKRTRIILMTANPEKIPSDLLTKDYDVNAYLEKNHLSPFSMKLTVLSMLKTYEDIVSLERAIVTLENVTANATEMSLEELLINTFFQVRTFLSLKRPDIKLNGEIFVNNERIFPPKFIKSEPLEHRYDFQTKVQENRILFNIYSSKELNTLEISYVRSLLKNLQRSVISTRYPDVEEEFVIMLSKVVEAKSEETGDHVNRVAELSGYLAEALGFNSSDANLIKKASALHDIGKVGVPDYILNKPEKLNDKEFAVIKEHSMIGFEILRDSTLNVFEIGAVVALEHHERWDGTGYPYGLQGEEIAIEARIVQVADVFEALTHARCYRPAWPVEKAVEYMNDMKGQQFDPKVVEAFNKHLKDMIAIVTSRYNEEVRNF from the coding sequence ATGGAGAGAACGAAGATTTTAATAGTTGACGATTCGAAAACTGTTCATTCAGAACTTACAGCTATTTTAAGTGATATTTATCTGAATGGTAAAGTTTTAGATATAGAACATGCCTATGGGTTTGAAGACTTCCGGAAGATTTTTGTTCCTGAAAAGTATGCACTGGTCATTACCGATTTGGTTATGGAGCGCGATGATTCTGGAATCCAAGTTATAAATCACATTAGACATACGTATAACGATAAAAGAACCAGAATAATCCTTATGACCGCAAATCCCGAGAAGATACCCTCTGATTTATTAACAAAAGATTATGATGTGAATGCATACCTTGAAAAGAATCATCTTTCGCCGTTTTCAATGAAGCTCACGGTTCTCTCCATGTTAAAGACATATGAGGATATAGTCTCGCTTGAGCGTGCGATAGTAACGTTAGAAAACGTAACAGCGAACGCAACCGAAATGAGCTTGGAAGAACTGCTCATAAATACGTTTTTCCAAGTTCGAACGTTTTTGTCTTTAAAAAGACCGGACATAAAATTGAACGGTGAGATCTTTGTTAACAACGAGCGTATTTTTCCACCAAAATTCATCAAGAGCGAGCCTCTTGAACATAGGTATGATTTCCAAACAAAAGTGCAGGAAAATAGAATTCTTTTTAACATATATTCATCGAAAGAGTTAAATACACTCGAAATATCTTATGTTAGAAGTCTTTTGAAGAATCTTCAAAGGTCAGTTATTTCGACGAGGTATCCGGATGTTGAGGAAGAGTTTGTCATAATGCTCTCAAAGGTTGTTGAAGCGAAATCTGAGGAAACAGGTGACCATGTAAATCGTGTCGCTGAGCTTTCTGGATATTTGGCAGAAGCCTTGGGATTCAACTCGAGTGACGCGAATTTGATTAAGAAGGCTTCTGCTCTACACGATATCGGAAAAGTTGGAGTTCCAGACTACATACTCAACAAACCTGAGAAACTCAACGATAAGGAGTTTGCCGTTATAAAAGAGCATAGCATGATAGGATTTGAGATATTGCGCGATTCAACTTTAAATGTTTTTGAAATAGGGGCTGTTGTTGCCTTAGAACACCACGAAAGATGGGATGGAACAGGTTATCCCTACGGATTGCAAGGCGAAGAGATTGCCATCGAAGCTCGGATCGTACAGGTTGCCGATGTATTTGAAGCGTTAACCCATGCCAGGTGTTATCGCCCAGCTTGGCCCGTTGAAAAGGCTGTGGAGTATATGAACGATATGAAAGGTCAGCAGTTTGATCCAAAGGTAGTTGAAGCATTCAACAAGCATTTAAAAGATATGATTGCGATAGTGACCTCTCGCTACAATGAAGAAGTTCGAAACTTTTGA
- the purL gene encoding phosphoribosylformylglycinamidine synthase subunit PurL: MKYLDVLESKLGRKATREEIEAFTVMWSEHCGYSHTKGYIRQLPKVGAGGNAGIITLDDYHFLAFKVESHNHPSAIEPFNGAATGVGGIIRDVLAMGARPTAILDSLHMDRIIDGIIEGISDYGNSIGVPTVGGELRISNYYKHNPLVNVMAVGVGKNEHLISSKASKPGQVIVIFGGATGRDGIHGASFASEDLTGEKATKLSIQVGDPFAEKLLIEAFLEMVEKGLVEGAQDLGAGGVLSATSELVARGGLGAVVHLERVPLRESDMLPIEILISESQERMAVVTSAEKAEEVLRIARKHLLFGDIVAEVTDNGRYVAKYKDEVILDVPAKLLEESPEEPIYDYTPAPFRKFRWIRFKNVDAHDVFERYDYMVGTDTILPPGLGPAVMRVKSSALGYSLVIHSRADLGAQDPYWGAYITVLEAIRKTLSVGANPVAITDGINYADPDIEPLGLAGQMKGLRDACERFDVPVASGNASLYNTYKKKGIPPTLVVGMVGKIENLNIPKPSKGPVYAVGYPDFSFDREKKLQEEITKLVRKGLFVISMHDYSRMTTFKNALSKLGLNLRIQTPITEAVHQMVIVFGEPKTELPVRKIGFCY, encoded by the coding sequence ATGAAGTACTTAGACGTCCTTGAATCGAAATTGGGGAGAAAAGCAACAAGGGAAGAGATAGAAGCGTTTACCGTGATGTGGAGCGAACATTGTGGGTATTCCCATACAAAAGGCTATATAAGACAGCTGCCAAAAGTTGGAGCTGGAGGTAATGCCGGGATAATAACGCTCGATGACTATCATTTCTTAGCTTTCAAAGTCGAGAGTCACAATCATCCAAGCGCAATTGAGCCTTTCAACGGCGCAGCAACTGGGGTGGGGGGAATTATTCGCGACGTGCTCGCCATGGGCGCACGACCAACGGCGATTTTGGATTCTCTTCATATGGATAGAATAATAGACGGAATCATCGAAGGTATATCCGACTACGGAAATTCCATTGGTGTTCCAACCGTCGGTGGAGAACTGCGCATATCGAATTACTACAAACACAATCCTCTCGTTAACGTTATGGCCGTTGGAGTGGGTAAAAACGAACACCTCATATCTTCTAAAGCTTCCAAACCCGGACAAGTTATTGTCATATTTGGTGGAGCTACCGGCAGGGATGGAATACACGGTGCGTCTTTTGCCTCAGAAGATTTAACAGGTGAAAAGGCCACAAAACTTTCCATTCAGGTAGGAGATCCATTTGCTGAGAAGTTGCTAATAGAAGCGTTTCTTGAGATGGTGGAAAAAGGGCTCGTTGAAGGTGCGCAAGACCTTGGCGCTGGTGGCGTGCTGTCCGCCACAAGTGAACTCGTTGCACGTGGTGGATTGGGTGCCGTTGTACATCTTGAAAGAGTTCCTCTTAGAGAATCTGACATGTTGCCAATAGAAATCCTGATAAGCGAAAGTCAAGAACGCATGGCGGTTGTCACATCAGCGGAAAAGGCAGAAGAAGTTTTGAGGATAGCAAGAAAACATCTGCTCTTTGGTGATATTGTTGCTGAAGTTACCGACAATGGAAGGTACGTGGCTAAGTATAAAGATGAAGTCATACTTGATGTACCAGCAAAACTGTTAGAAGAATCACCTGAGGAACCAATTTACGATTATACACCTGCACCTTTCAGAAAGTTCAGATGGATCAGATTCAAGAACGTTGATGCACACGATGTGTTTGAAAGGTACGACTACATGGTAGGGACCGACACAATACTACCACCAGGCTTAGGACCTGCGGTAATGAGGGTCAAGAGCTCAGCGTTAGGATATTCACTCGTAATCCATAGCCGAGCCGATTTAGGCGCACAAGATCCATACTGGGGTGCATACATAACCGTACTGGAAGCCATTAGAAAGACCTTATCTGTTGGTGCAAATCCTGTTGCGATAACCGATGGTATAAACTACGCAGATCCAGACATCGAACCACTGGGCTTGGCAGGACAGATGAAAGGGCTAAGAGACGCTTGTGAGCGATTCGACGTTCCCGTAGCCTCGGGAAATGCTTCACTGTATAACACTTACAAAAAGAAAGGGATACCTCCAACATTGGTTGTTGGCATGGTTGGGAAAATTGAAAACTTGAACATCCCAAAGCCTTCCAAAGGTCCCGTGTACGCAGTCGGTTATCCTGACTTTTCATTCGACCGGGAAAAGAAACTTCAAGAAGAGATAACCAAACTGGTAAGAAAAGGGCTCTTCGTAATATCAATGCATGATTACTCAAGAATGACAACATTCAAGAATGCTTTATCAAAACTCGGACTCAATTTAAGAATCCAGACGCCAATAACAGAGGCTGTACATCAAATGGTTATTGTGTTTGGCGAGCCAAAAACAGAATTACCAGTTCGAAAAATTGGTTTTTGCTACTGA
- a CDS encoding trigger factor produces MEVKEISKDKNVIIREYLFGKEDIMRLEDKAVAELNRKNYHIEGFRPGRVPKEVYKLRLKDAFYEIYVADEAIKEVEKELDKEEFQLLLPPVIADANFTAEGGKVVVELHTEPVVKFDPTKLKLRKAKEDEVLDGYVDMRIKYVIEENAVLEPKDGEAEEGDLVKVKETVMLGEKKLRDAEEREYVLLKDDEREVVKQLYGKKKGDVVEFERAFEKGDDKIVYKYVLEVEEVYKRILPEFTDEFVKSLAIENIETTEQLKDKFRTEGKEIYDRELAESYRAQIIDQISEISEIEISEKTIERAVENIIDNLKEDGKYDSYVQNYGSEEKLVEELKNYYLNMIKKDLVVKKIAEENDIKVDAEDIKTYAERVSVEWGVSPDRAEAIIKSRQDIRNEVVMEIVESKVAKILAQQAQIEEVSFKEQEKQNEETKEQRE; encoded by the coding sequence ATGGAAGTCAAAGAAATCTCAAAAGATAAGAACGTTATAATAAGAGAGTACCTTTTTGGCAAAGAAGATATAATGAGACTCGAAGACAAAGCCGTGGCAGAGCTGAACAGGAAAAATTACCACATCGAAGGTTTCAGACCCGGAAGAGTTCCAAAAGAAGTATACAAACTTAGGTTAAAAGATGCATTCTATGAGATATACGTAGCGGATGAAGCGATTAAAGAGGTCGAAAAGGAGCTCGATAAAGAAGAATTCCAACTTCTTCTTCCCCCCGTAATTGCCGATGCCAATTTCACTGCAGAAGGTGGAAAAGTCGTTGTTGAACTTCATACGGAACCGGTAGTTAAATTCGACCCAACAAAGCTCAAACTAAGAAAGGCAAAGGAAGACGAGGTTCTTGATGGTTATGTTGACATGAGAATAAAATACGTGATAGAGGAAAACGCTGTTCTCGAACCAAAAGATGGCGAAGCAGAAGAAGGCGACTTGGTTAAGGTGAAAGAAACGGTTATGCTCGGGGAGAAGAAACTTAGGGATGCGGAAGAAAGAGAATACGTCTTGTTAAAGGATGACGAAAGAGAAGTTGTCAAACAGCTTTACGGAAAGAAAAAGGGTGATGTTGTTGAATTCGAAAGAGCATTCGAAAAGGGCGATGACAAAATCGTCTACAAATACGTCCTTGAAGTAGAAGAGGTATACAAGAGAATTCTCCCAGAATTCACCGATGAATTTGTAAAGTCTTTGGCAATTGAAAACATAGAAACAACAGAACAGCTCAAAGATAAGTTTAGAACAGAAGGTAAAGAGATATACGACAGAGAACTGGCAGAATCCTACCGTGCACAGATTATTGACCAAATTTCGGAAATTTCGGAAATTGAAATCAGCGAGAAGACAATCGAAAGGGCTGTCGAGAACATTATAGATAACCTGAAAGAAGATGGAAAATATGATTCCTACGTTCAAAATTACGGAAGCGAAGAAAAGCTTGTCGAAGAGTTGAAGAATTACTACCTGAATATGATAAAGAAAGACCTGGTAGTTAAAAAGATTGCGGAAGAAAACGATATAAAAGTTGATGCCGAAGATATAAAAACTTACGCTGAGAGAGTTTCGGTTGAATGGGGAGTAAGTCCGGATAGGGCTGAGGCGATAATCAAGAGCAGGCAGGATATAAGAAACGAAGTAGTTATGGAGATAGTAGAATCAAAGGTTGCAAAGATTCTTGCACAGCAGGCTCAGATAGAGGAAGTATCGTTTAAAGAACAGGAAAAGCAAAACGAAGAAACAAAGGAGCAAAGGGAATAA
- the purS gene encoding phosphoribosylformylglycinamidine synthase subunit PurS, with protein sequence MQKYTFVVDIQYKSNVRDPRGETIKRVLNEEYSIPVSSLRLGKSIHLEVEAENEEEARLLVEKACKELLVNPVTETYEVRLI encoded by the coding sequence ATGCAGAAGTATACTTTTGTAGTCGATATCCAGTACAAAAGCAATGTGCGTGACCCAAGGGGAGAAACTATAAAAAGGGTGCTCAACGAGGAGTATTCCATACCAGTAAGTTCCTTGAGATTAGGAAAATCTATACATCTCGAGGTGGAAGCAGAAAATGAAGAAGAGGCAAGGCTTTTGGTAGAAAAGGCTTGCAAAGAACTTCTGGTTAACCCCGTTACGGAAACATATGAGGTGAGACTGATATGA
- the purE gene encoding 5-(carboxyamino)imidazole ribonucleotide mutase: protein MGSDSDLAIMKEAAQVLEEFGVPYEITIVSAHRTPERMFEYAKTAEERGIEVIIAGAGGAAHLPGMTASITTLPVIGVPVKGSNLEGLDSLLSIVQMPKGVPVATVAINNARNAGLLAISILGVKYPDLREKLKAYKERMRQEVVEKACELERLGYLEYLKSNSQR from the coding sequence ATGGGTAGTGACTCTGATCTTGCTATCATGAAAGAGGCTGCGCAAGTGCTTGAAGAGTTCGGTGTTCCATATGAAATCACTATTGTATCAGCCCACAGAACTCCTGAAAGGATGTTCGAATACGCAAAAACGGCAGAAGAAAGAGGCATAGAAGTGATAATAGCGGGCGCAGGCGGTGCTGCGCACTTGCCCGGAATGACCGCATCGATAACAACTTTACCCGTGATAGGTGTTCCTGTGAAAGGTTCCAATCTGGAAGGGCTCGACTCACTGCTTTCGATCGTCCAAATGCCAAAAGGTGTACCAGTTGCCACCGTTGCTATCAACAACGCAAGAAATGCTGGTCTACTCGCAATTTCTATACTCGGTGTAAAATACCCAGACCTTAGGGAAAAGCTAAAAGCCTACAAGGAACGCATGAGGCAGGAAGTAGTTGAGAAGGCTTGTGAATTAGAAAGGTTGGGATATTTGGAATACCTAAAATCTAACTCTCAGAGGTGA
- the clpP gene encoding ATP-dependent Clp endopeptidase proteolytic subunit ClpP: protein MDREMKKILDQYVPIVIETTGRYERAYDIYSRLLKDRIIFLGSAIDDHVANLVVAQLLFLEAENPDKDIQLYINSPGGLVTAGLAIYDTMQYVKCDVATICIGQAASMAAVLLAAGTKGKRFSLPNSRIMIHQPLGGAEGTAKDVEILTKELLRIKHLLNEILSKHTGQPIERIEKDTDRDFFMSAQEAQEYGIIDRVIMPGER from the coding sequence ATGGATAGAGAAATGAAAAAGATACTCGACCAGTACGTGCCGATAGTTATTGAAACAACAGGTAGATACGAGCGTGCGTACGATATTTACTCGAGGCTCTTAAAAGATAGGATTATCTTCCTTGGTAGTGCCATTGATGATCACGTCGCCAATCTTGTTGTTGCACAGCTGTTGTTCTTGGAGGCGGAGAACCCGGACAAAGATATACAGCTTTACATCAACTCACCGGGAGGTTTGGTGACGGCAGGACTCGCCATTTACGATACGATGCAGTACGTTAAATGCGACGTTGCAACGATATGTATTGGTCAAGCTGCCTCAATGGCTGCAGTGCTACTTGCCGCAGGTACAAAAGGCAAGAGATTTTCGCTGCCAAACAGCAGGATAATGATCCACCAGCCACTCGGTGGTGCGGAAGGAACCGCTAAGGATGTAGAGATACTCACGAAAGAACTTTTGAGGATTAAACACCTCCTAAACGAAATCCTTAGCAAGCACACTGGTCAACCGATAGAAAGGATAGAAAAAGATACAGACAGAGATTTCTTCATGAGTGCACAAGAAGCACAGGAATATGGTATAATAGATAGGGTCATCATGCCGGGAGAAAGATAA
- a CDS encoding YebC/PmpR family DNA-binding transcriptional regulator: protein MSGHNKWANIKHRKAAQDAKRSKIFTKLIREIIVAAREGGGNPETNPRLRAVLEKAREANMPKDTIERSIKKGTGELEGEKYEEVIYEAYAPGGVALYILALTDNKNRTAQELRHILSKNGGSLAESGSVAWIFERKGVVEIPAEKIADMDEFTLLAIDAGAEDIEEGDPVLVYTSPENLTTLKENLAKNGFEGSAKITYKPKNYVKVTGSDAEKVLKLVDALEDNDDVQEVFGNFDIDDAELEAIMAKLEG from the coding sequence ATGTCGGGTCACAATAAGTGGGCAAATATTAAGCACAGGAAAGCCGCCCAGGATGCAAAGAGGTCGAAAATCTTCACAAAACTCATTAGGGAAATCATCGTTGCCGCAAGAGAAGGTGGCGGAAATCCAGAAACGAACCCAAGGTTGAGAGCTGTTCTTGAAAAAGCAAGAGAAGCGAACATGCCAAAAGATACAATTGAAAGATCTATTAAGAAAGGTACTGGAGAACTCGAAGGCGAAAAATACGAAGAAGTTATCTACGAAGCATACGCTCCTGGTGGAGTTGCGCTTTACATTCTCGCACTAACGGATAACAAGAACAGAACAGCGCAAGAATTGAGGCACATACTCAGCAAGAACGGTGGCTCACTTGCCGAAAGCGGTTCGGTCGCTTGGATTTTCGAAAGAAAGGGTGTCGTTGAAATACCTGCAGAAAAGATCGCCGATATGGATGAATTCACACTCTTGGCAATTGACGCAGGGGCGGAAGACATAGAGGAAGGCGATCCAGTGCTTGTCTACACATCTCCTGAGAACCTTACAACACTGAAGGAAAACCTTGCAAAGAACGGCTTTGAAGGTTCTGCAAAGATCACTTACAAACCAAAGAACTATGTAAAAGTAACAGGTTCAGATGCGGAGAAAGTTTTAAAACTTGTCGATGCACTTGAAGATAACGACGATGTACAGGAAGTTTTCGGAAACTTCGATATCGACGATGCCGAACTTGAAGCGATAATGGCAAAGTTGGAAGGCTAA
- a CDS encoding RluA family pseudouridine synthase, giving the protein MDIQVTSREDGWRLDKFVMEKTPDWISRTFIQKAIKNGEVLVNGTLKKPSYKVKSGDTITLMVPQKPQIPEILPENIPLDIIYEDRDILVINKQPGIITHPIPSHTSGTIVNAVLYHCKDLQGVGGVLRPGIVHRLDKDTSGVMVIAKNDLAHQSLTKQFKDRVTEKLYVCLVKGVPEKSEGDIDVSIARNPVLRVKMTVTQSNYGKPALTYYKVVRKFGDLASLVFAWPKTGRTHQIRVHMKYIGHPLMGDEVYGKAKEDEKFDIHRQMLHALSLSFYHPRTGERVKFIARLPEDFARAIKNIQKFIEDRY; this is encoded by the coding sequence ATGGATATACAGGTAACAAGCAGGGAAGACGGTTGGCGGCTAGACAAATTCGTGATGGAGAAGACTCCAGACTGGATATCAAGAACGTTTATTCAGAAAGCGATAAAGAATGGCGAGGTTCTGGTGAATGGAACTTTGAAGAAGCCGAGCTACAAGGTGAAGTCTGGGGATACAATTACCTTGATGGTACCTCAGAAACCCCAGATTCCAGAAATTCTACCTGAGAATATACCGTTGGATATCATCTACGAGGACAGAGATATCCTTGTAATCAACAAACAGCCTGGCATCATAACCCATCCTATTCCGTCACATACTTCAGGGACCATCGTTAACGCGGTATTATACCACTGCAAAGACTTACAAGGTGTTGGCGGTGTACTACGCCCCGGAATCGTCCACAGGCTCGACAAAGACACAAGCGGTGTTATGGTAATAGCCAAGAATGATTTGGCCCACCAGTCTTTAACCAAACAATTCAAAGACAGAGTTACGGAAAAGCTATATGTTTGCCTTGTAAAAGGTGTGCCAGAGAAAAGTGAAGGGGATATAGACGTAAGCATCGCGCGAAATCCTGTACTGAGAGTTAAAATGACCGTGACACAAAGCAATTACGGGAAACCAGCACTCACATATTACAAGGTTGTGAGGAAGTTTGGGGATTTGGCCTCGTTGGTCTTTGCATGGCCAAAGACAGGAAGGACACACCAAATAAGAGTGCACATGAAGTACATCGGGCATCCATTAATGGGTGATGAAGTATATGGAAAGGCAAAGGAAGATGAGAAGTTCGACATTCATAGGCAGATGCTCCATGCATTAAGCCTGTCGTTCTACCATCCAAGAACAGGTGAACGAGTAAAATTCATTGCGAGATTGCCAGAAGATTTTGCGAGGGCGATCAAAAACATTCAGAAATTCATTGAAGACAGGTACTGA
- the rplQ gene encoding 50S ribosomal protein L17, with protein sequence MRHRMKRNKINRYGSHRASLMRNLAKEIIEHGTIMTTTVKAKVGKTYIEKLITKAVKAYKIKDENKAESVALRRQIFAELGDRRLVNKLVDEIAPKYASKNGGYTRVIKVGQRRGDGAELSVLQLVEE encoded by the coding sequence ATGAGACATCGAATGAAGAGGAACAAAATCAATAGATACGGTTCACACAGGGCTTCTCTCATGAGAAACCTTGCAAAAGAGATAATCGAACACGGAACAATCATGACGACGACGGTTAAGGCAAAGGTCGGGAAAACGTACATTGAAAAACTCATAACAAAAGCAGTAAAGGCTTACAAGATAAAAGATGAAAACAAGGCTGAAAGTGTTGCTCTCAGAAGACAGATATTCGCAGAACTTGGTGACAGAAGGCTCGTAAATAAACTTGTCGATGAAATAGCTCCTAAATACGCATCCAAAAACGGAGGATACACAAGGGTTATCAAAGTTGGCCAGAGAAGAGGCGACGGAGCAGAGCTTTCAGTCCTTCAACTTGTTGAAGAGTAA
- the purQ gene encoding phosphoribosylformylglycinamidine synthase subunit PurQ, with translation MNIPKAQVVVYPGSNCDRDALWACKYVGFDAEFIDIHSEIDADLLVLPGGFSYGDYLRVGAVAAREPIAQKIKDFVSRGGLVIGICNGFQILVEMGLLDGALLQNSNGRFICKIVDLEVVDNSTPFTSYFLKGERIKLPIAHGFGRYVKVDDVNVVMKYVEDVNGSDELIAGITNVNKNVFGLMPHPERAMEKVLGSDDGLRVFLSAFNYIKTNGGVRG, from the coding sequence ATGAACATCCCGAAAGCCCAGGTAGTTGTCTATCCTGGGAGCAACTGTGATAGAGACGCCCTTTGGGCCTGTAAATACGTCGGCTTTGATGCAGAATTCATAGATATCCACTCAGAAATCGACGCTGATTTGCTGGTTCTACCTGGTGGATTCTCGTACGGAGATTATCTGCGAGTCGGGGCAGTTGCGGCGCGTGAACCAATAGCTCAAAAGATAAAAGATTTTGTTAGCCGTGGGGGGCTTGTTATTGGCATCTGTAACGGCTTTCAGATACTCGTAGAAATGGGACTTTTAGACGGAGCGCTTCTTCAAAATTCCAACGGCCGATTCATATGTAAAATCGTCGATTTAGAAGTTGTGGATAATTCAACGCCATTTACCAGCTACTTCTTAAAAGGTGAACGAATCAAACTACCCATAGCTCACGGTTTTGGAAGGTACGTCAAGGTAGACGATGTTAACGTAGTTATGAAATATGTGGAAGATGTCAACGGAAGCGACGAGCTGATAGCAGGGATAACTAATGTTAACAAGAACGTCTTTGGTTTAATGCCGCACCCGGAACGTGCGATGGAAAAGGTACTCGGCTCAGACGATGGATTGAGGGTCTTTTTGTCGGCATTTAATTACATCAAAACTAACGGTGGTGTTAGGGGATGA